From Zingiber officinale cultivar Zhangliang chromosome 5B, Zo_v1.1, whole genome shotgun sequence, the proteins below share one genomic window:
- the LOC121984854 gene encoding leucine-rich repeat receptor-like serine/threonine-protein kinase BAM1, which produces MRFFHGLLLLLLLLLRPSSAENASSIYAEEHHALLSIKSALSDSASAAAAIAAWDAASDHCSWTGVTCDSNGSTVLSLDLSGRNLSGFLPPAVARLRSLSRLSVAANSLSGPIPPDLSLLLALRHLNLSNNIFNGSFPPALSRLTDLRVLDVYNNNLTGPLPLAVEAMPFLRHLHFGGNFFSGAIPPEYGRWRFLEYLALSGNELTGPIPPEIGNLTSLRELYIGYYNSYDGSLPPEIGNLSSLTRLDAANCGLSSRIPPEMGNLHNLDTLFLQVNGLSGEIPSELGRLQSLKSVDLSNNAFTGEIPPSFAKLSNLTLLNLFRNKLFGDIPEFVGELPQLEVLQVWENNFTGSIPRRLGTNGHLQLLDVSSNKITGSLPPDLCAGGKLETLIALGNFLFGSIPDSLGRCESLRRIRMGENYLNGSIPQGLFNLPNLSQVEFQDNLLTGGFPDTGNSTISPNLGQICLSNNRLTDPLPPSIGNFSGLQKLLLNQNAFTGSIPPEVGRLQQLSKMDFSGNQFSGRIAPEISKCKLLTFVDLSRNNLSSEVPAELAAMRILNYLNLSRNHLEGQIPAAISTMQSLTAVDFSYNNLSGVVPSTGQFSYFNATSFLGNPDLCGPYLGPCKPGFAGESPSARAKGVLSASFKLLLVIGLLLCSIAFAIAAVVKARSLKKANDARAWKLTAFQRLDFTCDDVLNCLKEENIIGKGGAGIVYKGAMPNSEQVAVKRLPAMRLGSSHDHGFNAEIQTLGRIRHRHIVRLLGCCSNHETNLLVYEYMPNGSLGEVLHGKKGGHLHWDTRYKIAVEAAKGLCYLHHDCSPLILHRDVKSNNILLDSNFEAHVADFGLAKFLQDSGTSECMSAIAGSYGYIAPEYAYTLKVDEKSDVYSFGVVLLELVTGRKPVGEFGDGVDIVQWVRKMTGSDKEEVTRILDPRLPTVPPVHEAMHVFYVAILCVEERSVERPTMREVVQILTELPKPTQKHGEEEEDNSAGNANAPAPCSESTSKETQQQGGSTTLPSDLLSI; this is translated from the exons ATGCGCTTCTTCCacggcctcctcctcctcctcctcctcctcctccggccCTCCTCTGCCGAGAACGCAAGCTCTATCTACGCTGAGGAGCACCACGCCCTCCTGTCCATCAAGTCAGCCCTCTCAGACTCCGCCTCCGCCGCTGCCGCCATAGCCGCCTGGGACGCCGCCTCCGACCACTGCTCCTGGACCGGAGTTACCTGCGACAGCAACGGAAGCACTGTCCTCTCGCTCGACCTCTCCGGCCGCAACCTCTCTGGCTTTCTCCCCCCGGCCGTCGCCCGCCTCCGCTCCCTCAGCCGCCTCTCCGTCGCTGCTAACTCACTCTCCGGCCCCATCCCTCCTGACCTCTCCCTTCTCCTCGCCCTCCGCCACCTCAACCTCTCCAACAATATCTTCAATGGCTCCTTCCCACCCGCACTCTCCCGCCTCACCGACCTCCGCGTCCTCGACGTCTACAACAACAACCTCACCGGCCCACTCCCCCTCGCGGTGGAGGCCATGCCCTTTCTCCGTCATCTCCACTTCGGCGGTAACTTCTTCTCCGGCGCCATTCCCCCGGAGTACGGCCGCTGGCGTTTCCTCGAGTACCTCGCTCTCTCCGGCAACGAGCTAACTGGCCCCATCCCCCCGGAGATCGGTAACCTCACCTCGCTGCGCGAGCTCTACATAGGTTACTACAATAGCTACGACGGCAGCCTCCCGCCGGAGATTGGCAACCTCTCTTCGTTAACCCGCCTCGACGCAGCCAACTGCggcctctctagccgcatcccgCCCGAAATGGGAAACCTTCACAACCTCGACACCCTCTTCCTTCAGGTGAATGGGCTTTCCGGCGAGATCCCGTCGGAGCTCGGTCGACTCCAAAGCCTCAAGTCGGTCGACCTCTCCAACAATGCGTTCACGGGGGAGATCCCTCCGAGCTTCGCCAAGCTCAGCAACCTCACCCTGCTCAACCTCTTCCGCAACAAGCTCTTCGGTGACATCCCGGAGTTCGTCGGCGAGCTCCCCCAGCTCGAGGTGCTCCAGGTTTGGGAAAACAACTTCACCGGGAGCATCCCCCGGCGGCTCGGCACCAACGGACACCTGCAACTCCTCGACGTTTCGTCGAACAAGATCACTGGCTCCCTGCCCCCGGATCTCTGCGCCGGCGGCAAACTTGAGACCTTGATCGCCCTCGGCAACTTCCTCTTCGGCTCGATTCCGGACTCGCTCGGCCGCTGCGAATCCTTGAGACGCATCAGAATGGGGGAGAACTACCTCAACGGAAGCATTCCACAAGGCCTATTTAACTTGCCGAATCTGTCTCAGGTTGAGTTCCAGGACAACCTCCTCACCGGCGGCTTCCCCGACACTGGCAACTCTACCATCTCTCCTAATCTCGGACAAATTTGCCTCTCCAACAACCGTCTTACCGATCCTCTGCCGCCGTCCATTGGGAACTTTTCCGGCCTCCAAAAGCTGCTGCTGAACCAGAACGCTTTCACCGGCAGCATCCCTCCAGAGGTCGGGAGGCTGCAGCAGCTCTCCAAGATGGACTTCAGCGGGAACCAGTTCTCCGGCAGGATCGCGCCGGAGATTAGCAAATGCAAACTTCTGACTTTTGTGGACCTCAGTAGAAACAATCTCTCCAGCGAGGTTCCGGCGGAGTTAGCGGCGATGCGGATCTTGAACTACCTCAACCTGTCGAGGAACCATCTGGAGGGCCAAATCCCAGCGGCCATCTCGACAATGCAGAGCCTGACGGCAGTGGACTTCTCCTACAACAACCTCTCCGGCGTCGTCCCCAGCACTGGTCAGTTCAGCTACTTCAATGCCACTTCCTTCCTCGGCAACCCCGACCTCTGCGGCCCTTACCTTGGCCCATGCAAGCCAGGGTTCGCCGGCGAGTCTCCCTCTGCTCGCGCCAAGGGCGTTCTTTCAGCCTCTTTCAAGCTCTTGCTCGTCATTGGCCTTCTTCTCTGTTCCATTGCCTTCGCCATTGCGGCCGTGGTCAAGGCCCGGTCGTTGAAGAAGGCCAACGACGCCCGGGCGTGGAAGCTCACCGCATTCCAGCGGCTTGACTTCACCTGCGACGACGTGTTGAACTGCTTGAAGGAGGAGAACATCATAGGCAAAGGCGGGGCCGGAATTGTCTACAAGGGCGCCATGCCCAACAGCGAACAGGTGGCCGTCAAGCGGCTTCCGGCGATGCGGCTCGGCTCGTCGCACGACCACGGCTTCAACGCCGAGATCCAAACGCTAGGGAGGATTCGCCACCGGCACATTGTGAGATTGTTGGGTTGCTGCTCCAACCACGAGACCAATCTGTTGGTGTACGAGTACATGCCTAATGGGAGCCTCGGGGAGGTCCTCCACGGCAAGAAGGGTGGCCATTTGCATTGGGACACAAGGTACAAGATCGCCGTCGAAGCGGCAAAGGGCCTATGCTATCTCCACCATGATTGCTCCCCGTTGATCCTCCATCGAGACGTCAAGTCGAACAACATCCTCTTGGATTCCAACTTCGAAGCTCACGTCGCTGACTTCGGACTCGCCAAGTTCTTGCAGGATTCCGGCACTTCCGAGTGCATGTCTGCCATTGCTGGTTCTTATGGTTACATTGCTCCAG AGTATGCCTACACTCTGAAGGTGGACGAGAAGAGTGACGTTTACAGCTTCGGTGTGGTTCTCCTGGAACTGGTAACCGGAAGGAAGCCCGTGGGTGAATTCGGCGATGGAGTGGACATCGTCCAATGGGTTAGGAAAATGACGGGCTCCGACAAGGAGGAGGTGACCAGAATCCTAGACCCGAGGCTTCCGACCGTCCCCCCCGTCCACGAGGCAATGCACGTGTTCTACGTTGCAATTCTCTGTGTGGAGGAGCGAAGCGTCGAGCGGCCGACGATGAGGGAAGTCGTTCAGATCCTCACCGAGCTGCCAAAGCCAACACAAAAgcacggagaagaagaagaggacaaCTCCGCCGGAAATGCAAATGCACCGGCACCCTGCTCGGAGTCAACTTCCAAGGAAACTCAACAACAAGGAGGTTCAACCACATTGCCATCCGATCTTCTCAGCATTTAA